From one Triticum aestivum cultivar Chinese Spring chromosome 4B, IWGSC CS RefSeq v2.1, whole genome shotgun sequence genomic stretch:
- the LOC123089921 gene encoding uncharacterized protein, whose translation MYQHLHSLVGARMWTCEKLTVLEGFSWLALFVQHLCDDLEGLQPAMNPHAALQGPKSVLHTFVRIKYQAGQLRRAKTEIRFRAGGLATKVGNLGTHLKGQSDQMDPRNLCYSRKGNKKSGEAEAEYDLTSVCQYHGFCEQQTLFLVSGPLFGPSKCGFLSLPVSRKCLIMHESHWNYITVVPFHRYTTQSNEGAQSDELAAASRLEDSINFYQTSTPDVAKLFHIDTAAKRPSVVLLKKEEEKLTFYDGEFKASAIANFVSANKLPLLLFVFVERDNEEVREPVADYFGITGQETTVLAYTGNEDAKKFFLDGEVSLEAIKRAIGPLES comes from the exons ATGTACCAGCATCTCCACTCCCTAGTGGGAGCAAGGATGTGGACATGTGAGAAGCTAACCGTTCTGGAAGGATTTAGCTGGTTGGCTCTTTTTGTCCAACACCTCTGCGACGATCTCGAAGGTCTACAGCCCGCCATGAATCCACATGCCGCCTTACAGGGGCCTAAGAGCGTTCTCCACACGTTTGTTCGGATTAAGTACCAAGCGGGTCAGCTAAGACGTGCTAAAACTGAGATCAGATTTAGGGCTGGAGGGCTGGCAACGAAAGTTGGAAATCTCGGCACACACTTAAAAGGTCAGTCAGACCAG ATGGACCCGAGGAACTTGTGTTACTCAAGGAAGGGCAATAAGAAGAGTGGTGAAGCTGAGGCAGA ATATGACCTTACCTCAGTGTGTCAGTATCATGGGTTTTGCGAACAACAAACTCTGTTTCTGGTTTCAG GTCCTCTCTTTGGTCCCTCCAAATGTGGTTTTCTATCATTACCAGTATCAAGAAAATGTTTAATTATGCACGAAAGCCACTGGAACTACATTACCGTTGTTCCATTCCATCGTTACACAACTCAGAGCAATGAG GGTGCTCAAAGTGACGAGCTTGCTGCTGCTTCAAGGCTGGAAGATAGCATCAACTTTTATCAGACTTCGACTCCTGATGTTGCTAAGCTTTTCCATATCGACACAGCAGCAAAGCGTCCATCAGTAGTACTTCTGAAGAAAGAGGAGGAGAAGTTGACCTTCTATG ATGGGGAGTTTAAAGCATCAGCCATTGCTAATTTTGTGTCTGCTAACAAGCTTCCTTTG CTATTATTTGTCTTTGTGGAGCGAGACAATGAGGAAGTTCGTGAACCAGTTGCTGACTACTTTGGTATTACTGGACAAGAGACCACA GTTCTTGCTTACACTGGTAATGAAGATGCTAAGAAATTTTTCCTTGACGGTGAGGTGTCACTTGAAGCCATTAAG CGTGCTATAGGTCCATTGGAGAGCTAA